In Microplitis mediator isolate UGA2020A chromosome 2, iyMicMedi2.1, whole genome shotgun sequence, a single window of DNA contains:
- the LOC130662988 gene encoding steroid receptor RNA activator 1-like, protein MEQKEEQVLSTQKKLQASHDPGWNDPPKWAFTPTPAGSTPTKRLLNKRVAFPLNSSGGPGASQPGRAPPPVLPPFLPEPARGELLATAPHVPNIDPSTMRAELEKRALDFDKRQCLQDILYNFKMVIDDQPSSCDKIEEVRRRLDIMKSMWKENKLHEDMYEKVLMLSRALARKDIEEADKIHVDLMTNYPAHCTAWISAIRYLILGLKEKNLTAQDDSTDKSEPTLSKPTDLN, encoded by the exons ATGGAACAAAAAG AAGAGCAAGTTTTGTctacacaaaaaaaacttcaagcGTCCCACGATCCCGGTTGGAACGATCCACCAAAATGGGCGTTCACTCCAACACCTGCTGGAAGTACACCAACAAAGAGGTTATTAAACAAACGTGTTGCATTTCCTTTGAATTCATCTGGAGGACCTGGAGCGAGTCAACCTGGCCGAGCGCCACCTCCAGTTCTCCCACCGTTTCTGCCCGAACCAGCACGTGGGGAACTTTTGGCGACTGCACCTCATGTTCCTAACATAGATCCTTCAACCATGAGAGCAGAACTTGAAAAAAGAGCGTTGGATTTCGATAAGCGGCAATGTCTACAAGACATTCTCTATAATTTCAAGATGGTCATTGATGACCAACCCAGTAGCTGTGATAAGATTGAGGAGGTCAGAAGACGTTTGGATATCATGAAGTCCATGTGGAAGGAAAATAAACTTCATGAAGACATGTATGAAAAAGTATTAATGTTATCTCGAG cACTAGCTCGTAAGGACATTGAAGAAGCTGATAAAATCCATGTTGATTTAATGACGAATTATCCGGCACACTGTACCGCGTGGATTTCTGCTATAAGATATTTGATTTTGggattgaaagaaaaaaatttaactgctcAGGATGATTCTACTGATAAGTCTGAACCTACGTTATCAAAACCTACggatttaaattaa